In Gossypium arboreum isolate Shixiya-1 chromosome 5, ASM2569848v2, whole genome shotgun sequence, a single genomic region encodes these proteins:
- the LOC108487040 gene encoding uridine kinase-like protein 3, which yields MGSAAVEDMIEASSGVHFSGFHMDGLDSRHIKKPMISPATENMHNQPFLIGVAGGAASGKTTVCDMIIQQLHDQRVVLVNQDSFYHKLTEEELARVHEYNFDHPDAFDTEKLLDSIDNLRHGRAVDIPKYDFKSYKHDVFPVRRVNPSDVIILEGMLIFHDPRVRELMNMKIFVDTDADVRLARRIRRDTVGKSRDIGAVLDQYSKFVKPAFDDFILPTKKYADIIIPRGGDNHVAIDLIVQHIRTKLGQHDLCKIYPNLYVIQSTFQIRGMHTLIRDSQTTKHDFVFYADRLIRLVVEHGLGHLPFTEKQVITPTGSVYTGVDFCKRLCGVSIIRSGESMENALRACCKGIKIGKILIHREGDNGQQLIYEKLPQDISKRHVLLLDPILGTGNSAVQAISLLIKKGVPESNIIFLNLISAPQGVHMVCKSFPRLKIVTSEIDIGLNKDFCVIPGMGEFGDRYFGTDDDDDQKVVASMQQSC from the exons ATGGGTTCTGCAGCAGTTGAGGATATGATAGAGGCTTCTTCTGGGGTGCATTTTTCTGGGTTCCACATGGATGGTTTGGATTCTAGACATATCAAGAAGCCTATGATTTCACCGGCTACTGAAAATATGCATAATCAACCTTTTCTTATCG GAGTTGCTGGTGGAGCAGCGTCCGGTAAGACTACAGTCTGTGATATGATTATTCAGCAACTTCATGATCAACGTGTGGTATTAGTTAATCAG GATTCCTTTTATCACAAACTCACTGAAGAGGAACTTGCTAGAGTTCATGAATACAACTTTGACCATCCTG ATGCATTTGACACAGAGAAATTATTAGATTCTATAGATAACTTAAGGCATGGCCGAGCAGTAGATAttccaaaatatgatttcaaAAGTTATAAGCATGATGTTTTTCCTGTAAGAAGG GTTAATCCTTCAGATGTTATAATTTTGGAAGGGATGCTTATTTTCCATGATCCCCGCGTCCGAGAGTTGATGAACATGAAAATATTTGTTGATACAG ATGCTGATGTGCGACTGGCAAGAAGAATAAGGCGTGATACTGTTGGGAAGAGCAGAGATATTGGTGCTGTCCTTGATCAG TATTCAAAATTTGTGAAGCCAGCTTTTGATGATTTTATACTTCCAACAAAGAAATATGCAGATATCATCATTCCCCGAGGAGGAGATAATCATGTAGCAATTGATTTGATTGTACAACATATTAGGACGAAGCTTGGCCAGCATGATCTCTGTAAAATCTACCCGAATCTATATGTCATTCAATCAACCTTTCAG ATACGAGGCATGCATACCCTTATTCGTGACTCTCAAACAACGAAACATGACTTTGTTTTTTACGCTGATCGACTGATTCGTCTG GTTGTtgaacatgggctgggacatCTGCCATTTACAGAGAAGCAGGTGATCACTCCTACAG GGTCTGTATATACAGGTGTGGATTTCTGTAAGAGATTATGTGGAGTCTCTATTATTCGGAG TGGTGAGAGTATGGAGAATGCTTTGCGAGCATGTTGCAAAGGTATCAAGATTGGCAAGATTCTTATTCATAGGGAAGGTGACAATGGTCAACAG CTTATCTATGAAAAATTACCACAAGACATCTCCAAAAGACATGTGCTACTACTGGATCCTATTCTAGGCACAG GCAATTCAGCTGTCCAAGCTATTTCATTGCTTATAAAAAAGGGTGTACCAGAGTCCAACATCATatttctcaatctcatatct GCACCCCAAGGTGTACATATGGTCTGCAAAAGCTTCCCAAGACTAAAGATCGTGACATCCGAGATTGATATTGGTTTAAACAAAGATTTCTGTGTTATCCCCGGAATGGGTGAGTTTGGAGACCGATATTTCGGAACAGATGATGATGATGACCAGAAAGTGGTGGCCTCTATGCAACAGTCATGTTGA
- the LOC108487376 gene encoding LOW QUALITY PROTEIN: kinesin-like protein KIN-14F (The sequence of the model RefSeq protein was modified relative to this genomic sequence to represent the inferred CDS: inserted 2 bases in 1 codon), which yields MPQLINSNSIFTSPSKNLKGLKALLSNNVEPSNTDDVFNENELAQRKAEEAASRRYQAAEWLRQMDQGASETLPKEPSEEEFCLALRNGLILCNVLNKVNPGAVLKIVENPIIPDQSTEGAAQSAIQYFENMRNFLVAVKDMQLLTFEASDVEKGGSMTKVVDCILCLKGYYEWKQAGGIGVWRYGGTVKITAFPKGSLPSLIGSESADDSLDGSESSQYEQLLEFLHLSNEVTIEESKTANALAFLFDRFGLWLLQAYLRDSNGIEEFPLNAMLVDTLISKIVKDFSTLLVYQGTQLGLFLKKLLKADMNSLSKSNFIEAISLYLGQKTSLASNDVSKFCICGGKRDIVRHSVSHSAVNADLLDLQQREIQDIKLDFQQTKLEVKQIHSNWEEELKRLVHHIKGLEVASSSYHKVLEENRMLYNQVQDLKGTIRVYCRVRPFLQGQTNGQSTVDYIGENGNIMIVNPLKQGKDARKVFSFNKVFGPTISQEQIYVDTQSLVRSVLDGFNVCIFAYGQTGSGKTYTMSGPDLTTEQTWGVNYRALNDLFQISKERADFVKYEVGVQMIEIYNEQVRDLLVMDGSNRRYPXSHLLLVYIVELYNFIESGTRFTLTTHTLDIRNNSQLNGLNVPDASWVPVSSTQDVLELMRTGQKNRAVGATALNERSSRSHSVLTIHVYGKELVSGSILKGCLHLVDLAGSERVDKSEAVGDRLKEAQHINKSLSALGDVISALAQKSAHIPYRNSKLTQVLQYSLGGQAKTLMFVHISPEVNSIGETVSTLKFAERVASIELGAAKSNKETSEIRELKEEISNLKLALEKKEAEVEQLKGGNARSATESQRARAVSPFHIPRRKPESSPRRGDDNRITEARSCSLGKQRRSRFPSVFADKETFPKMPILAEERLPSVVNARSPSPPVRRSLSTDRGALIRSRIKADTVENQPVSKVPFPARVPVNKSLASTTVTPSADSNSSRVHVSSQEISKQDSISDKLSMKKLHQEHEEEQFRQALNVRQGGIRKSKAESKAKMKHQLPTRLHKTDAAVTLLSEIDTGEKIEEPRKSDFSETENENTLIGSLTSSALKTKRFRQNITRNSQNVEPRGSVQAVEPFLGEKNRQAKDGSKTLMPEFRRSRSSPRGKFLVLP from the exons ATGCCTCAGCTAATCaactctaattcaattttcacttctCCTTCCAAGAATCTCAAAGGTTTAAAGGCTTTACTCTCTAACAATGTTGAGCCTTCAAACACTGATGATGTCTTCAATGAAAATGAATTAGCTCAAAGAAAAGCTGAAGAAGCAG CTTCAAGGAGGTACCAAGCAGCAGAATGGTTGAGACAGATGGACCAAGGTGCATCAGAAACCCTGCCCAAAGAACCCTCTGAAGAAGAATTTTGCCTTGCACTTCGAAATGGGCTCATCCTTTGCAATGTCCTTAACAAAGTCAATCCTGGAGCTGTTCTTAAG ATAGTGGAAAATCCAATAATCCCAGACCAGTCAACAGAAGGAGCAGCACAATCTGCTATTCAGTATTTTGAAAACATGAGGAATTTCTTGGTAGCTGTGAAAGATATGCAGCTCTTGACCTTTGAAGCTTCTGATGTTGAAAAG GGTGGTTCAATGACTAAAGTTGTGGACTGCATTCTATGTCTGAAAGGATATTATGAATGGAAGCAAGCAGGAGGAATTGGAGTTTGGAGATATGGAGGAACTGTAAAGATTACGGCCTTCCCAAAAGGGTCACTACCTTCCTTGATTGGAAGTGAAAGTGCCGATGATTCTCTGGATGGGTCAGAATCATCGCAATATGAACAATTATTGGAGTTTCTCCATCTCTCTAATGAAGTCACAATTGAGGAGTCCAAAACTGCCAATGCTCTAGCTTTTCTTTTTGATCGCTTTGGTCTTTGGCTTCTACAAGCTTACCTTAGAGACAGCAATGGGATTGAAGAATTCCCCTTGAATGCAATG TTAGTAGATACATTAATCAGTAAGATCGTGAAGGACTTCTCAACATTGCTTGTTTACCAAGGAACACAG CTTGGGCTGTTTCTGAAGAAACTCTTGAAAGCTGACATGAATTCTCTATCGAAATCCAATTTTATAGAAGCCATCTCACTATATCTCGGTCAAAAGACTAGCCTGGCATCAAATGATGTCTCCAAGTTCTGCATCTGTGGTGGGAAACGAGACATTGTTCGCCATAGCGTTAGTCATTCTGCTGTTAATGCAGACCTTCTTGATCTTCAGCAGAGAGAAATACAG GACATCAAGTTAGATTTTCAACAAACAAAGCTTGAAGTCAAACAGATTCATTCAAATTGGGAGGAAGAACTTAAGAGACTAG tGCATCATATCAAGGGTCTCGAAGTGGCATCCTCTTCTTATCACAAGGTATTAGAAGAAAATCGTATGCTTTACAATCAAGTCCAAGACCTCAAAG GAACGATACGAGTTTACTGTCGAGTGAGGCCCTTTTTGCAAGGCCAAACAAACGGACAATCAACTGTGGATTACATAGGAGAAAATGGAAACATCATGATTGTCAATCCTTTAAAGCAGGGCAAAGATGCAAGAAAAGTATTCTCTTTTAACAAAGTGTTTGGACCAACCATCTCACAAG AACAAATATATGTCGACACTCAATCGCTGGTCAGATCTGTATTAGACGGCTTTAACGTTTGCATCTTTGCATACGGACAAACTGGCTCAGGAAAGACATATACAATG AGTGGACCGGATTTGACTACCGAGCAAACGTGGGGTGTAAACTACCGTGCTCTAAATGACCTGTTTCAAATATCCAAGGAGAGAGCAGATTTTGTTAAATATGAAGTTGGTGTGCAAATGATTGAAATATACAATGAACAAGTGAGAGATTTATTAGTCATGGATGGCTCGAATAGAAGATATCC TTCACATTTACTTCTTGTTTATATAGTTGAACTGTATAACTTTATTGAATCTGGCACACGGTTCACCTTAACAACCCATACATTGGATATTCGGAACAATTCTCAGTTGAATGGCCTAAATGTGCCTGATGCAAGTTGGGTTCCAGTTTCAAGTACTCAAGATGTTCTTGAACTGATGAGAACAGGTCAAAAGAATCGTGCTGTAGGTGCTACGGCTTTAAACGAGCGAAGTAGCCGTTCTCACAGTGTTTTGACTATTCATGTGTATGGTAAAGAGTTGGTTTCTGGATCTATTCTCAAAGGTTGCCTGCATTTGGTGGATTTGGCTGGGAGCGAGAGAGTGGATAAGTCTGAGGCAGTAGGTGACAGATTGAAGGAAGCTCAACACATAAATAAATCACTCTCGGCACTAGGAGATGTCATCTCAGCACTTGCACAAAAGAGTGCACATATTCCTTACAGAAATAGCAAGCTTACTCAAGTATTACAATATTCTTTag GTGGTCAAGCTAAAACATTAATGTTTGTACACATAAGTCCTGAAGTCAATTCCATTGGAGAGACAGTAAGCACACTGAAGTTTGCTGAGAGGGTTGCTTCCATAGAACTCGGGGCAGCTAAATCGAACAAGGAAACCAGTGAAATCCGAGAACTTAAAGAAGAG ATATCAAATCTTAAACTTGCATTGGAAAAGAAAGAAGCAGAAGTAGAACAACTGAAAGGTGGAAATGCTCGAAGCGCGACTGAATCTCAACGAGCAAGAGCGGTTTCACCTTTCCATATTCCAAGACGTAAGCCTGAATCATCTCCGAGACGTGGTGATGATAATAGAATCACAGAG GCTAGAAGCTGTTCTTTGGGTAAGCAAAGGAGGTCAAGATTTCCATCCGTGTTTGCAGACAAGGAGACGTTTCCTAAGATGCCTATTCTAGCTGAAGAGAGATTACCGAGTGTAGTAAATGCAAGGTCACCGTCTCCTCCTGTTCGGAGGTCCTTATCCACTGATAGAGGAGCCTTAATTAGAAGCAGGATCAAGGCTGACACAGTTGAAAATCAACCAGTCTCAAAAGTACCATTTCCGGCTAGAGTACCGGTTAACAAATCCTTAGCCAGTACAACCGTGACCCCATCAGCAGATAGCAACTCCTCCAGGGTTCATGTAAGTTCTCAAGAGATTTCCAAACAAGATAGCATCTCTGATAAACTTAGCATGAAGAAACTGCATCAGGAACACGAAGAAGAGCAGTTTAGGCAAGCCCTTAATGTTAGACAAGGTGGAATTAGGAAAAGCAAGGCTGAGAGCAAAGCTAAAATGAAGCACCAACTGCCTACAAGACTTCATAAAACCGATGCAGCAGTCACATTGCTTTCTGAAATAGATACAGGTGAGAAAATAGAGGAGCCTCGAAAAAGCGACTTCTCCGAGACAGAAAATGAGAATACACTCATTGGCTCTCTTACATCCAGCGCGTTGAAGACGAAGAGGTTTCGACAGAACATCACCAGGAATTCACAGAATGTTGAACCAAG GGGCTCAGTGCAAGCAGTAGAACCTTTTTTGGGAGAGAAAAACCGACAAGCAAAGGATGGAAGTAAAACTTTGATGCCTGAATTTCGAAGGAGCCGGTCATCACCTCGTGGGAAATTTTTGGTTTTGCCTTGA
- the LOC108487946 gene encoding uncharacterized protein LOC108487946 — MLKNLEGAALPNIPRPPPSTGKQKENQVTTDNAAQCSVTSIYGANIGDLYRKVTAKWCKSPVSHSFTISVESPCDDQSHNTCKIDLNGWQFWGKKGLKNIEIDGERVDIYWDFRETKFNASPEPCSDYYVAMVCDEKVVLVIGDMTKDALKRTKKKLSLIDPTLLCKQEHICGKRLFCSKTKLGEGIQEHDIIIENCLSDPDDPEMWVTIDGTTIIRVMNLHWRFRGNEIVTVNKTSIQVFWDVHDWLYNKSSSSHGLFIFIPGEPGSNSIINSDDDCNINVPKFCYVLYAWKTE; from the coding sequence ATGTTAAAAAATCTCGAGGGAGCTGCATTACCTAATATTCCAAGGCCACCGCCATCAACGGGGAAACAGAAGGAGAATCAGGTAACAACGGATAATGCTGCACAATGTTCAGTCACCTCTATCTACGGTGCCAATATTGGGGACTTGTACCGCAAAGTAACGGCTAAATGGTGCAAAAGCCCAGTTAGCCATTCGTTTACTATAAGTGTAGAAAGTCCTTGTGATGATCAAAGCCATAATACCTGCAAGATTGATTTAAATGGATGGCAATTTTGGGGAAAAAAAGGTCTGAAAAACATCGAAATAGATGGCGAAAGGGTCGATATTTACTGGGATTTTCGAGAAACGAAGTTCAATGCTAGCCCCGAGCCTTGCTCAGACTATTATGTAGCAATGGTGTGTGATGAAAAAGTGGTATTAGTTATAGGTGACATGACAAAAGATGCTTTAAAAAGAACCAAGAAAAAACTTTCCTTGATAGACCCTACCTTGTTGTGCAAGCAAGAGCATATTTGTGGGAAAAGACTCTTTTGTTCCAAGACCAAACTAGGTGAAGGGATACAAGAACACGACATTATAATCGAGAACTGTCTATCCGATCCCGATGATCCCGAAATGTGGGTTACCATAGACGGTACCACCATTATTCGAGTTATGAACCTTCATTGGAGGTTCAGAGGAAATGAAATAGTCACAGTTAACAAAACATCCATACAAGTTTTCTGGGATGTACATGACTGGTTATATAATAAATCCAGTTCAAGCCATGGATTATTTATTTTCATACCAGGTGAACCAGGTTCGAATTCTATCATAAACAGTGATGATGATTGCAACATAAATGTTCCAAAGTTTTGTTATGTTTTATATGCTTGGAAAACTGAGTAG
- the LOC108487290 gene encoding UDP-glucose iridoid glucosyltransferase-like, whose product MEKQQKSGHLVLVMSPFQGHLTPMLQLATILHSKGFSITIVHPELNSLNPSNHPEFTFVPIPDKIKESQLSDEDLADKLKKSLVSTVDAAGSVQSLNKNCAAPLKKCLENILHSHHHIAAVIYDTLMFCAQTIVNDLGLPGITLRTGSATTLLLFPVLPQLGEKELMSGIESPELQALQLQRLRALIVQNPTQAIMEVRAAFTNAMKFSSAIIVNSMEFLELEALSKVRQYFPTPIFIVGPLHKLAPAICGSLLTEDDKCISWLNKQAPKSVIYVSFGSIANIDKQELIETAWGLSNSKQPFLWVVRPGMVCGSEWIESLPNGFEESVGERGCIVKWAPQKEVLAHGAVGGFWSHCGWNSTIESICEGVPMLCRPFFGDQLLNTSYICNVWKIGLELQNLERGNIERTIKRLMVDMEGKDIRKRAMDLKKKAALCLMEDGSTSSFNGLIKQITVSET is encoded by the exons ATGGAGAAACAACAGAAATCCGGTCATTTGGTGCTTGTTATGTCACCCTTCCAAGGCCACTTAACTCCCATGCTCCAGCTGGCTACTATCTTGCACTCAAAGGGCTTCTCAATTACTATAGTTCACCCTGAATTGAACTCTCTTAACCCTTCAAACCACCCCGAATTCACCTTCGTACCCATACCAGATAAGATCAAGGAATCTCAACTCTCAGATGAAGACCTTGCAGATAAGCTCAAAAAATCTCTAGTGTCAACTGTAGATGCTGCAGGTTCCGTGCAGAGTCTCAACAAAAACTGTGCAGCACCATTAAAAAAATGCCTCGAAAACATTTTGCACTCTCATCACCATATTGCTGCAGTCATCTATGATACACTCATGTTTTGTGCTCAAACTATAGTCAACGATCTGGGGCTACCCGGGATAACTTTGCGTACAGGTTCGGCTACAACATTGCTATTATTTCCGGTACTTCCTCAACTTGGTGAGAAAG AATTAATGTCTGGAATTGAATCACCAGAGCTTCAAGCTCTGCAGCTTCAACGCTTACGAGCATTAATAGTACAGAATCCGACTCAAGCGATCATGGAGGTGAGAGCTGCATTCACAAATGCGATGAAGTTCTCATCAGCTATAATTGTGAACTcaatggaatttttggaactaGAAGCACTGTCAAAGGTAAGACAATACTTTCCTACTCCAATTTTCATTGTAGGACCATTACACAAATTAGCTCCAGCCATTTGCGGCTCATTATTGACTGAAGATGATAAATGCATCTCTTGGCTTAATAAACAAGCCCCCAAATCTGTCATCTATGTGAGCTTTGGTAGCATTGCCAACATTGATAAGCAAGAACTAATTGAGACAGCTTGGGGATTATCCAACAGTAAACAACCCTTCCTGTGGGTGGTTAGACCTGGTATGGTTTGTGGCTCAGAATGGATTGAATCTTTGCCAAATGGGTTTGAGGAGAGTGTGGGAGAAAGAGGTTGCATTGTGAAATGGGCACCTCAAAAGGAAGTGTTGGCTCATGGTGCAGTGGGTGGATTTTGGAGCCACTGTGGGTGGAATTCAACCATTGAGAGCATTTGTGAAGGGGTACCAATGCTATGCAGACCTTTCTTTGGCGACCAACTCTTGAACACAAGTTACATATGTAATGTTTGGAAAATAGGCCTGGAATTGCAGAATCTAGAAAGAGGGAATATAGAAAGAACAATAAAAAGACTAATGGTGGATATGGAAGGAAAGGATATCAGAAAGAGAGCTATGGATTTGAAGAAGAAAGCTGCTCTTTGTCTTATGGAAGACGGTTCTACAAGTTCTTTCAATGGGTTAATAAAGCAGATAACAGTTTCAGAGACATGA
- the LOC108488757 gene encoding NDR1/HIN1-like protein 10, producing the protein MLSPLPSPPPPPPPQSPSPSPTPPSTKYSTPISLSQIVISKPTITQQQEAPSSNKTNPDTDTDNDNTTTLVRKSLLRQPHPRRTNPLIWCCAIICLIFSVILILFGVATLIIFLSMRPRIPLFDTPNASLNGIYFDTPEYFNGDFTFLANFSNPNKRIDVRFEYLVIELYFHDRLISTQAVQPFYQRSGEVRVEAVHFISSLVYLPQNLGVELQKQVLSNRVTYFIRGTFKVRAHMGLIHFSYWLHARCELLMSSPPTGVLVSHICKTKR; encoded by the coding sequence ATGCTTTCCCCCTTACCTTCACCTCCTCCTCCACCACCACCGCAATCTCCGTCACCATCTCCAACACCACCGTCAACAAAATATTCCACTCCAATCTCCCTATCCCAAATCGTAATATCAAAACCAACAATAACCCAACAACAAGAAGCTCCATCTTCAAACAAAACAAACCCCGACACCGACACCGACAACGACAACACAACAACACTTGTACGAAAATCACTCCTCCGACAACCTCATCCACGACGAACAAATCCATTAATATGGTGTTGTGCAATAATATGTTTGATCTTTAGCGTCATCCTCATCTTATTCGGAGTAGCAACTTTAATCATCTTCTTATCAATGAGACCAAGAATCCCATTATTCGACACACCAAATGCAAGTCTTAATGGTATATACTTCGATACCCCAGAATATTTCAATGGTGATTTCACTTTCTTAGCCAATTTTTCAAACCCAAACAAGAGAATCGATGTGAGGTTTGAATATTTGGTTATAGAGCTTTATTTTCATGATAGGCTGATATCAACACAAGCTGTTCAACCATTTTATCAAAGGAGTGGTGAAGTTAGGGTTGAAGCAGTTCATTTTATATCAAGCTTAGTGTATTTGCCACAGAATTTGGGTGTGGAATTGCAGAAACAAGTGTTGAGTAATAGGGTTACTTATTTCATAAGAGGAACATTCAAAGTGAGAGCTCATATGGGTTTGATCCATTTTTCTTATTGGTTACATGCTAGATGTGAATTGCTGATGTCTAGTCCACCAACTGGTGTTTTAGTTTCACATATTTGCAAAACTAAAAGAtga